One genomic window of Nocardioides daphniae includes the following:
- a CDS encoding CTP synthase: MKSRNATKHVFVTGGVVSSLGKGLTASSLGSLLKARGMTVTMQKLDPYLNVDPGTMNPFEHGEVFVTNDGAETDLDVGHYERFLDTDLNAIANVTTGQVYSTVIAKERRGDYLGDTVQVIPHITNEIKDRILAMGGEGIDLVITEIGGTVGDIESLPFLEAARQVRHQIGRENCFFIHVSLVPFIGPSGELKTKPTQHSVAALRNIGIQPDAIVCRADRDLPAGIKRKIALMCDVDDEAVITCPDAPSIYDIPKVLHREGLDAYVVRRLDLPFRDVDWTSWDDLLRRVHHPKEEVTIAIVGKYIDLPDAYLSVAEALRAGGFAHEAKVKLRWVASDDCQTPEGARKHLGDVDGICVPGGFGIRGLEGKLGALTFARTHGVPALGLCLGLQSMVIEYARNVLGLEGADSTEFDPDSPVPVIVTMEEQKSFVEGAGNLGGTMRLGAYPAKLGAGTLARDLYGTEMVEERHRHRYEVNNTYRDQLNEAGLVISGVNPDLDLVEFVELSRDVHPFYIGTQAHPELKSRPTRPHPLFAGLVGAALARQKELRIPVDQDA, translated from the coding sequence GTGAAGAGTCGTAACGCCACCAAGCACGTATTCGTCACCGGAGGCGTCGTCTCCTCCCTCGGGAAGGGACTCACGGCCTCGAGCCTGGGAAGCCTGCTGAAGGCGCGCGGCATGACCGTGACCATGCAGAAGCTGGACCCCTACCTCAACGTCGACCCGGGCACCATGAACCCGTTCGAGCACGGCGAGGTCTTCGTGACCAACGACGGCGCCGAGACCGACCTGGACGTGGGTCACTACGAGCGCTTCCTGGACACCGACCTCAACGCGATCGCCAACGTCACGACCGGTCAGGTCTACTCGACGGTGATCGCCAAGGAGCGTCGCGGCGACTACCTCGGCGACACCGTCCAGGTGATCCCGCACATCACCAACGAGATCAAGGACCGCATCCTCGCCATGGGTGGCGAGGGCATCGATCTGGTGATCACCGAGATCGGTGGCACCGTCGGTGACATCGAGTCGCTCCCGTTCCTGGAGGCCGCCCGTCAGGTCCGCCACCAGATCGGCCGCGAGAACTGCTTCTTCATCCACGTCTCGCTGGTCCCCTTCATCGGCCCGTCGGGCGAGCTGAAGACCAAGCCGACCCAGCACTCCGTGGCCGCGCTGCGCAACATCGGCATCCAGCCCGACGCCATCGTCTGCCGTGCCGACCGCGACCTGCCTGCCGGCATCAAGCGCAAGATCGCGCTCATGTGCGACGTCGACGACGAGGCCGTCATCACCTGCCCCGACGCTCCGTCGATCTACGACATCCCCAAGGTCCTGCACCGTGAAGGCCTCGACGCCTACGTCGTGCGCCGTCTCGACCTGCCCTTCCGCGACGTCGACTGGACGAGCTGGGACGACCTGCTCCGCCGGGTGCACCACCCGAAGGAGGAGGTCACCATCGCGATCGTCGGCAAGTACATCGACCTCCCCGACGCCTACCTGTCGGTGGCCGAGGCGCTGCGTGCCGGCGGCTTCGCCCACGAGGCCAAGGTGAAGCTGCGCTGGGTCGCCAGCGACGACTGCCAGACCCCCGAGGGCGCCCGCAAGCACCTCGGTGACGTCGACGGCATCTGCGTGCCCGGCGGCTTCGGCATCCGTGGCCTGGAGGGCAAGCTCGGCGCGCTGACTTTCGCCCGCACCCACGGCGTACCGGCCCTGGGCCTGTGCCTGGGCCTGCAGAGCATGGTCATCGAGTACGCCCGCAACGTGCTGGGCCTCGAGGGCGCCGACTCGACCGAGTTCGACCCCGACAGCCCCGTCCCGGTGATCGTGACGATGGAGGAGCAGAAGTCCTTCGTCGAGGGCGCCGGCAACCTCGGCGGCACGATGCGCCTGGGCGCCTACCCGGCCAAGCTCGGCGCCGGCACGCTGGCGCGCGACCTCTACGGCACCGAGATGGTCGAGGAGCGCCACCGTCACCGCTACGAGGTCAACAACACCTACCGCGACCAGCTCAACGAGGCCGGCCTCGTCATCTCCGGCGTCAACCCCGACCTCGACCTGGTCGAGTTCGTCGAGCTGTCGCGCGACGTGCACCCCTTCTACATCGGCACCCAGGCCCACCCGGAGCTCAAGTCGCGCCCGACCCGCCCGCACCCGCTCTTCGCCGGCCTGGTCGGCGCCGCGCTCGCCCGCCAGAAGGAACTGCGCATCCCTGTCGACCAGGACGCCTGA
- a CDS encoding NUDIX domain-containing protein, whose amino-acid sequence MAGAQFPVLHADAWVVEVVEDQISRPGHPEQQFGRIAVRHPGAVMVLAVDDDEQVFLLKQYRHTSQHVFVEIPAGVRDSEGEPPLETARRRAAGGGRARRP is encoded by the coding sequence GTGGCCGGTGCACAGTTCCCGGTGCTCCACGCCGACGCGTGGGTCGTGGAGGTCGTCGAGGACCAGATCAGCCGCCCGGGCCATCCTGAGCAGCAGTTCGGGCGCATCGCGGTGCGCCACCCCGGGGCCGTGATGGTGCTCGCCGTCGACGACGACGAGCAGGTCTTCCTCCTCAAGCAGTACCGCCACACCTCGCAGCACGTGTTCGTCGAGATCCCCGCCGGGGTCCGCGACAGCGAGGGCGAGCCGCCGTTGGAGACGGCGCGGCGGAGAGCTGCAGGAGGAGGCCGAGCTCGCCGCCCGTGA
- the xerD gene encoding site-specific tyrosine recombinase XerD: MTADVTRAVRTYLDHLSVERGLADNTLTSYRRDLKRYLDFLATQQVDDLGSVTEQVVTAFLSYLRDGDADHPPLGASSAARTVVAVRGFHKFALRDGLTTTDPAAAVRPPSQTKRLPKALPLSDVEAILEAAGAPGTVLALRDRALLEVLYGTGARISEAVGLDVDDLDLIDRTVLLRGKGSKERLVPVGSYACEAVEVYLTRGRPELVSQGKGTPALFLNARGGRLSRQSAWSVLVKAADRAGVSQDVSPHTLRHSFATHLLDGGADVRVVQELLGHASVTTTQVYTLVTVDSLREVFATAHPRARG; this comes from the coding sequence GTGACGGCCGACGTCACGCGGGCGGTGCGCACCTACCTCGACCACCTCAGCGTCGAGCGCGGACTGGCCGACAACACGTTGACGTCGTACCGCCGTGACCTGAAGCGCTACCTCGACTTCCTCGCCACGCAGCAGGTCGACGACCTCGGCAGCGTCACCGAGCAGGTCGTCACCGCCTTCCTGTCCTACCTGCGCGACGGCGACGCAGACCACCCGCCGCTGGGGGCCAGCTCGGCTGCCCGCACGGTGGTGGCGGTGCGTGGCTTCCACAAGTTCGCGCTGCGCGACGGACTCACCACCACCGACCCGGCCGCGGCGGTGCGTCCACCGAGCCAGACCAAGCGGCTGCCCAAGGCGCTGCCGCTCTCCGACGTCGAGGCGATCCTGGAGGCCGCCGGGGCCCCGGGCACCGTGCTCGCGCTGCGCGACCGCGCGCTGCTCGAGGTGCTCTACGGCACCGGTGCCCGGATCTCCGAGGCCGTCGGCCTCGACGTCGACGACCTCGACCTCATCGACCGGACCGTGCTGCTGCGCGGCAAGGGAAGCAAGGAGCGACTGGTGCCCGTGGGCTCGTACGCCTGTGAAGCCGTGGAGGTCTACCTCACCCGAGGCAGGCCCGAGCTGGTCAGCCAGGGCAAGGGCACCCCGGCGCTCTTCCTCAACGCCCGTGGCGGGCGTCTGTCGCGCCAGAGTGCCTGGTCGGTCCTGGTGAAGGCCGCCGATCGCGCCGGCGTCAGCCAGGACGTCTCGCCGCACACCCTGCGCCACTCGTTCGCCACCCACCTGCTCGACGGTGGGGCGGACGTACGTGTCGTGCAGGAGCTGCTCGGTCACGCCTCGGTCACCACCACGCAGGTCTACACCCTCGTCACCGTCGACAGCCTGCGCGAGGTCTTCGCGACGGCCCACCCCAGGGCGCGTGGCTGA
- a CDS encoding ParA family protein — protein sequence MEIGPTGRPLPVFPEPQPVAEHGPARVVAMCNQKGGVGKTTTTINLGASLAEFGRKVLLVDFDPQGSLSVGLGLNPHEMDYTIYNLLMQRDVEFDEVVVPSGVPGMDLLPSNIDLSAAEVQLVHEVAREQTLQRVLAPVLDRYDVILIDCQPSLGLLTVNALTASDGVLIPLECEYFALRGVALLKTTIDKVQERLNPKLEVDGVLGTMFDGRTLHSREVMERLVQAWGDKVFHTVIRRTVKFSDSTVAGEPITTYASTSPGADSYRQLAKEVLARWLDG from the coding sequence ATGGAGATCGGGCCGACCGGGCGTCCGCTCCCGGTCTTCCCGGAGCCGCAGCCGGTCGCCGAGCACGGGCCCGCCCGCGTGGTGGCGATGTGCAACCAGAAGGGTGGGGTCGGCAAGACCACGACCACCATCAATCTGGGCGCCTCGCTTGCCGAGTTCGGCCGCAAGGTCCTGCTCGTCGACTTCGACCCGCAGGGCTCCCTCTCGGTCGGCCTGGGCCTCAACCCGCACGAGATGGACTACACGATCTACAACCTGCTGATGCAGCGTGACGTGGAGTTCGACGAGGTCGTGGTGCCCTCCGGCGTCCCCGGGATGGACCTGCTGCCCTCCAACATCGACCTGTCGGCCGCCGAGGTGCAGCTGGTGCACGAGGTCGCCCGCGAGCAGACCCTGCAGCGGGTGCTCGCGCCGGTGCTCGACCGCTACGACGTCATCCTCATCGACTGCCAGCCCTCGCTCGGCCTGCTCACGGTCAACGCCCTGACCGCTTCCGACGGCGTGCTGATCCCGCTCGAGTGCGAGTACTTCGCGCTGCGCGGCGTCGCGCTGCTCAAGACCACGATCGACAAGGTCCAGGAGCGCCTGAACCCCAAGCTCGAGGTCGACGGAGTCCTGGGCACCATGTTCGACGGCCGCACGCTGCACAGCCGGGAGGTCATGGAGCGCCTGGTCCAGGCGTGGGGCGACAAGGTCTTCCACACCGTCATCCGCCGCACCGTGAAGTTCTCCGACTCCACGGTCGCCGGTGAGCCGATCACCACCTACGCGTCGACGTCGCCCGGCGCCGACTCCTACCGCCAGCTCGCGAAGGAGGTGCTCGCCCGGTGGCTCGACGGGTGA
- a CDS encoding segregation and condensation protein A, which yields MTPVVREVDPVGVKEGEAPEQHGFAVRLDNFEGPFDLLLQLIAKHKLDVTEVALSKVTDEFIAHVKAAGPVWDLEQTTSFLLVASTLLDLKAARLLPQGDVEDEEDLALLEARDLLFARLLQYKAFKQVAAVLETRLAGESLRHPRSVAMEECFASLLPEVLIGVGLEQFAQLAAKAMSPKPVVEVSLQHIHSAKVSVREQAHLVVDRLRRHGTLTFRALCGDSPDKLTTVARFLALLELFRESVISFEQVTPLGELTVRWTGSEDADVEITDEFDGTAPDDVRPEQEEQA from the coding sequence ATGACGCCGGTCGTCCGGGAGGTCGACCCCGTCGGCGTGAAGGAGGGCGAGGCTCCCGAGCAGCATGGTTTTGCCGTGCGCCTCGACAACTTCGAGGGTCCCTTCGACCTGCTGCTGCAGCTCATCGCCAAGCACAAGCTGGACGTCACCGAGGTGGCCCTGTCGAAGGTCACCGACGAGTTCATCGCCCACGTGAAGGCCGCCGGTCCGGTCTGGGACCTCGAGCAGACGACGTCGTTCCTCCTCGTGGCCTCGACGCTGCTCGACCTCAAGGCCGCGCGACTGCTGCCCCAGGGCGACGTCGAGGACGAGGAGGACCTGGCGCTGCTGGAGGCGCGCGACCTGCTCTTCGCGCGGCTGCTGCAGTACAAGGCGTTCAAGCAGGTGGCCGCCGTCCTGGAGACGCGCCTGGCCGGTGAGTCGCTGCGCCACCCCCGCTCGGTCGCGATGGAGGAGTGCTTCGCCTCCCTGCTGCCCGAGGTGCTGATCGGCGTGGGGCTGGAGCAGTTCGCCCAGCTCGCCGCCAAGGCGATGTCGCCCAAGCCGGTCGTCGAGGTCTCGCTCCAGCACATCCACTCCGCCAAGGTCAGCGTGCGCGAGCAGGCCCACCTGGTGGTCGACCGGCTCCGGCGCCACGGCACGCTGACCTTCCGCGCGCTCTGCGGTGACTCGCCCGACAAGCTGACCACCGTGGCGCGCTTCCTGGCGCTGCTGGAGCTCTTCCGGGAGTCGGTGATCTCGTTCGAGCAGGTCACCCCGCTGGGGGAGCTCACGGTGCGCTGGACGGGCAGTGAGGACGCCGACGTGGAGATCACCGACGAGTTCGACGGCACGGCGCCCGACGACGTACGACCCGAGCAGGAGGAGCAGGCATGA
- the scpB gene encoding SMC-Scp complex subunit ScpB has translation MTQETEAAVAEESVPVLPLRPALEAVLMVADEPQDAMALASVVGHPVADVEEALVALSQEYTAQDRGFDLRNVAGGWRYYTREAYAGAVEAFVLDGQQARLTQAALETLAVVAYKQPVSRARVSAIRGVNVDGVMRTLVSRGLVAPSGTDETSGAHLYRTTRYFLERIGVTSLDELPELAPYLPDMDDLEDELSALAGPGVEEKARAAENGPSSPTEPDSEPAH, from the coding sequence ATGACGCAGGAGACGGAGGCCGCCGTGGCTGAGGAGAGCGTGCCGGTCCTGCCGTTGCGGCCCGCCCTCGAGGCGGTGCTGATGGTCGCCGACGAGCCCCAGGACGCCATGGCGCTGGCCTCGGTCGTCGGTCACCCGGTGGCCGACGTGGAGGAGGCGCTGGTCGCGCTGTCGCAGGAGTACACGGCACAGGACCGTGGCTTCGACCTGCGCAACGTCGCCGGGGGGTGGCGCTACTACACCCGGGAGGCGTACGCCGGCGCCGTCGAGGCCTTCGTGCTCGACGGCCAGCAGGCGCGGCTCACGCAGGCGGCCCTGGAGACCCTGGCCGTGGTGGCCTACAAGCAGCCGGTGTCGCGGGCCCGCGTCTCCGCGATCCGCGGCGTCAACGTCGACGGCGTCATGCGTACGCTCGTCTCGCGCGGCCTGGTCGCACCGTCGGGCACCGACGAGACGTCGGGCGCCCACCTCTACCGCACCACGAGATACTTCCTGGAGCGCATCGGCGTCACCAGCCTCGACGAGTTGCCGGAGCTGGCGCCCTACCTGCCGGACATGGACGACCTCGAGGACGAGCTCAGCGCCCTGGCCGGTCCCGGTGTGGAGGAGAAGGCCCGCGCGGCGGAGAATGGACCGTCCAGCCCGACCGAGCCCGACAGCGAGCCTGCGCACTGA